The genomic DNA TTCTCCGCATAATGCACAGTGAGCCGGGCGCCTCTTGCCCATTGTCAGATCCTTGAACCAGATCCCGTCAGTCTGCCATGGCTGGCGATCGACGCGGTAGCTGCTGGCGGCCTTCGACCGCAAGCTCCCCACAGATTTAGTTGGCTGCAGGTCGGCCCCCTCCCCGCCGGCGGTAGCGTCGCAGGGTTGAGCGCCGTCTAGCAGCCCTGCCCGGACTTCCGAAAGCCTCCATTATTGGGACAAGCACCCGTCCGCGTCTTCGACAAATTCAATGATGTCGACGATCACATCCCGAGCGCCGCATATGACATCAGGCGCTGCACCCGCCGCATTTCATACACAGCTGTCGCGAATCATCGTCACATGGGTGTTGGTTTTTCACCAAAGCTTTAGATTGTAACCGGCCGCGAGGTCCGATCTTCGACCTCGAAAATTGCGGATCGAAGGGGCGAGCGATCACTTGGGGCGATCGCATCCCCAAAGAATTCAAGCCTCATGGATGTTTGGGAGGCGGAGCGTTCTTCTTCGCCATATTGTGCCGCGCCAAAGACAGCTGATCCCGTTTTCCGTCAACAGGCACGGCGGCTTGGGCGTTGTCAGCGCCCAACAATCGTGTTGTTCACCCCCGCTTCCCAGACTCACGCATCCTACAAGGTTTGATAGCTTGCGCTAACTCTCCCAGACTGATTTGTCGCTGAGTTGGGTTTGCTTCAAAAGATCCCACGGGCGCCGAGCCTGCCCCTTCCGATCATCTCGCGTAGGCCGAGATCGCCGACCAGATTGAGCGCCTCTGTCCGGAACTGCTCCTTGTCCGAAAACCGCCTCTACATTTCGGACACGCAACTGCCAGCGGCTCTTACGCGCCAGCGGCCAGTTAATCCTCGATCCCTAGGTCGGCGTTTTGGTGATTGGAAGAAAAGTCGGGCACTATGTCGCCGGCCAGCAGCTTCTCCTTGGACAGTAGTCCGGCGTCCTCGAGCGCCTCGAAATCCGGCAGCTGACGCAGCGTCTCGAGCCCGAACTGCGTGAGAAAAGTCTTCGTCGTCACATAGGTGTAAGGCGCGCCCGGCTGCGGCGAGCGCGGCCCCGAGGCGATCAGCTCCTGCGCGCGCAACACACCAATCAGATCCCGCGACACCTCCTTGCCGAAGAAGGACGACAGCTCGCCACGTGTGATCGGCTGGAAATAGGCAATGCACATCAGCACGAGCGCCTCCGACTGCGACAGTTCTTTTGCCCCCTTCCCCGGCGTGCCAAACGCAGCGTGGATGACGTCGGCAAAAACCTTTTTAGTCCGGTGCTGCCAGCCGCCGGCGACGGACACCAGCTCGTAGGGGCGGCCGGCGAGCTCGATGCGGATGTCGTCGATGATCAGGTCAATGTTGCAGTTCCTTCCCACCACCCGCGCGACGACACTACGTGTCACCGGTTCGCTGGCCGCAAAAATGACCGCTTCGACGCGGCCCATCCACTCACGCCAGCGCAGTTCCGGCGGCAGGTGATCGAGCTCGGTGTCAAGCAGCGCCGGCTGATCGTTCGGCTTGTGGCGGGCAGAGGCTTCGCTCATCGCTAGAGTCCAAACAGCCGGAAGATGGGACGGCCGGAGAGCTCGCGCACGGCCTCCAGTTGCTGCAGCCGCTCGAACAGCCGCCGCGATGCAAAGCGCGACAGATCCTTCGTCGTCAGCGATCCAGAGACGGCGTCTTCGTTGAGCAGCAGGAAGATTACCTCGCCGGCACCCTTGGCGCGCAATTTCGGCGCCACCGCCAGGAGCTTTTCGGCGCGGCGCGACAGCTCGCCAGCCAGCCGGCAGGCCTGCGCCGCCGCTTGAACAGACGCCACGCAGACCGCTCGCTCAAAATCTCTCTCCGAGGGCCGGATGCGCTTGCCGCCGCCGGCCTCGGCGCGGAAGGCCGGAGCAAAAACCTGCGCCATCAACAGCGGCAGCGGCCGCGGCCAGCGCAGGCTTTGCGCCAGCACCAGGTCGGCAACCCACCAGGCCAAAAGCTCGGCATCGGGGCGAGTGGCGACGATGTGGGCGGCGATCGCCGCGGCGGCGAACGGTGCCGGCCGGCCCGAGCGCGCCAGTTCTTCGATCTCCGTGCAGAGCGCCGCAAGCGCGGCGCCGTCCCAGGCGAACCCGAGCAATTCGACAATCTTGGCCAGCCGATCGGGGGTGGCGGCCGGCGGCTGCCCGGCCAACTGTCGCCAGGCACCAAGGATCGCGCCGGCGGGTCCGGGATCGGCGCCGGTCGGACGCAGGTACCAGGCATCGCGCAACGCGGCTTCGTCCTCGGCGCGGCCAGCCAGCCGCATGCTGGCGGTGGCACATTTCAGCGCCAGCCGCTGACGCCAAGCCCCGGCCCAGGCAGGCTGCGCCCGGGCGAGCATGTCGAGCGTGCCCAAGGCGGCGCCGGCCTGGAAGGCGGCATCAGCGTCGCTGGACGCGTCGCCGGCGGCGAGCGCCCAAGCGGGGACGGCCGGCGGTGGCGCGGGATTGGCGGTCGCGGGATCGAGGCGAATCATAGTTTCGAGGGTAAAGCGCTCGTGCGCTTTGTGCCATGAATTTCGCACCAAAAACGCACAGCCTGTCGCGGAGATAAAACGAATGATAATCTTGCATTATCGTTCGTTATTGAGAAACATGCTCAGAGATGGCCCGCAGCCCGCAAAGCCGCCGCGAATGTCGCCAGATGGATCGCCAGCCGAAGCGGCTGACCTTGCGGCTGGCGTTGTAGCCGCTCGGCGCCGAAAGAGGCGTACCAATCGGCCGCGCGTTCGCTCTTGGCGTCGATGATCAAAAGGATACCGCCGCCCTCCGTCACCAGCCGCAGACACCGCCTGGCCGCGGCCGCCAGCAGCTGACCGCCCAGCCCCTGCCCCGCTACCGACCTGTCCGTGGCGATGCGCGCGAGCAGAAAACCCGGCACGTCGTGACGCGCCAGCCCCTTGGTCATGCGCGCCGGCACGACTGCATGGTCTACGGCCGCGGGTGCGATCGAATAGAATCCAAGGATCCGCCCGGGCCGTCCGGTCTCTATCGCACAGTAGGTCTTGGCGGCGTTCTGCTCATGACTCTGGCGCGCATAGCGAGCCAGAAACACATTCATGTCCGCGTCGCCGCAATCGAAGCCGCTGCGATCGTGCGCCTTCGAGATCGGCTCCTCGTGCCAGGCCGGAAGGCTCATCGATCACGCGGCAAGGCGGCGATGGCGGCGCGCAGCTTTTCGTTCGGCGGCGGCGGGTTGTCCAGTAGCTCCAGAATGCGCAGAAAATCCCGCTCCGAAACCTCTATCTTCTCGGCGTTCTTGATCACCGCTTCGGCCTCGCGCAAGGCCGCGCGGGTGACGAACTCCGTCAAATCGGCATGCACGAGCGCGGCTGCCCGCATCAGCGTGGCCTTCTGATGCGCGGCTACCCGCAGGTTCATCCGTTCATTCGCTTCAATCGCTGCCCGAGGCATAATATCCTTCTTCACTCCTTGGCTATTTTCATTGAGTTGACGGTCGCAGTGTAGCTGGATCCCGGCTCGCTGTCAAAGATATGTGTCTTAAAGGCGTACATAGAACATAGACCATCTTCAACGAAAATGAAAGCCGTTGAACATCGTACAGACCGCCGCGATCTGACCAGGGCATGTTCGGCGCTGACATTCCAGCCAATCGTCCCCGACATGATATGTTGCGAATCATAGTTGAGGATCCGCGAGATTGCCCGAACAAGATGACCTGCCTGATATCGTGGAGATCGTCCACGCCGTGGGGCGAGATACCGCTGAAGAGTCAAATGCGCGGTTGACGGCCGCCAGGAATGGTCCCTCCCCTGCCCTGCCGGAGCAAAATCCTGTCGACCGGCCGCGCTTGCCCGGCCACCTTGAGCACCTCGCCGATCGCGCCCGCGACTATGTCGAGGCGGCGAGTTCCGCCAACACCCGCCGCGCCTATAGCTCGGATTGGAAGCATTTTGCCGGCTGGTGCCGGCGCCAGGGCGTCGAGATGTTTCCGCCCGATCCGCAGGTCGTCGGCCTCTACATCACCGCTTGCGCCTCCGGCAAGGCGACCGGCGACAAGAAGCCAAACTCGGTGTCGACCATCGAACGCCGACTTTCCTCCCTGGCCTGGAACTATGCGCAGCGCGGCCAGCCGCTCAACCGCAAGGACCGGCATATCGCCACCGTTATGGCCGGTATCCGCAACACCCACGCGTCCCCTCCCCGGCAGAAGGAAGCGATCCTGCCCGAGGATTTGATTGCCATGCTTGAGACGCTTCCCCGCGGCACCCTACGCGGTTTGCGCGACCGTGCCATGCTGCTGCTCGGCTTCGCGGGCGGCCTGCGCCGCTCGGAAATCGTCGGCCTCGACGTGGCCAGGGATCAAACCGAGGATAGTCGTGGCTGGGTCGAGATCCTGGAAAAAGGGCTTCTCGTCACCCTGCGCGGCAAGACCGGCTGGCGTGAGGTCGAGATCGGTCGCGGCTCGTCCGACGCCACCTGCCCAGTGGTGGCGCTGGAGACTTGGCTGAAGCTTGCCCGCGTCGCCCACGGCCCGCTGTTTCGACGCGTCACCGGTCAAGGCAAGACAGTGGGAACTGATCGGTTGAACGATCAGGAAGTCGCCCGCCTCGTCAAGCGTGCGGCACTCGCCGCCGGCGTACGCGGCGACCTCTCGCAAGGCGAGCGTGGCCAAAAGTTTTCTGGCCATTCGCTGCGCGCCGGCCTGGCTTCCTCCGCCGAAGTTGATGAACGCTATGTGCAGAAGCAGCTTGGCCACGCCTCGGCCGAGATGACACGCCGATACCAACGCCGGCGAGACCGTTTTCGCGTCAACCTCACCAAGGCGTCGGGATTGTAGAGGACGAAGCCCCTCCCCCGACAATCTGGCATACCTCTTCCAGATTCGGCCGTGCGCGCGAATGGCTTAAGGTTGCCCCGATCTCGCTGGTCCGTCCTTGCAAATCAGGAATTGCACTCCATAATTGCTAGGATGATAAAGCGCCGGATCGAAACGCAACTCGCCGACTTATAAACACCATCCCCAGCGGTGGGCGTAATTGGGCCGCGCCAGGTCAGCAAGACCACGCTTGCGCTCGAATAGCCGAGACACGGCCGTCGATCTATCTCGATCTTGAGTCCGATAAGGACAGAGCCAAGCTCGCGGAACCGGAGCTCTACCTTGCCGCGCACGAAGACGAGTTGGTGATCCTCGATGAGGTCCATCGGCTTCCAGACCTCTTCCAAAATCTTCGTGGCTTGATCGACCGCGGTCGCCGCAGCGGGAAGAAGACCGGGCGCTTTCGGCTGCTGGCGTCCGCTTCCATCGACCTCCTCAGGCAGACTGGCGAGACGCTCGCCGGCCGTATCGCCTATCTTGAAATGCATCCCTCGGAGGCTTTCCCGACAGCTTTCTGACGGCAAGCGACCGCGCAAGTCAGCGGTGGCGGCAGGACTTCATCCGCACCTACCTCGAACGCGATATCCCACTGCTCGGGCCTCGCATTCCGGCCCGAAACGCTGCGCCGCTTCTGGACCATGCTGGCATATCATCAATCCGCCCTCCTCAACGCTGCCGACTTCGTCCGGGCCGTCGGAGTCGATCCCAAGACAAT from Mesorhizobium sp. NZP2077 includes the following:
- a CDS encoding SMC-Scp complex subunit ScpB; the protein is MSEASARHKPNDQPALLDTELDHLPPELRWREWMGRVEAVIFAASEPVTRSVVARVVGRNCNIDLIIDDIRIELAGRPYELVSVAGGWQHRTKKVFADVIHAAFGTPGKGAKELSQSEALVLMCIAYFQPITRGELSSFFGKEVSRDLIGVLRAQELIASGPRSPQPGAPYTYVTTKTFLTQFGLETLRQLPDFEALEDAGLLSKEKLLAGDIVPDFSSNHQNADLGIED
- a CDS encoding DUF1403 family protein, whose translation is MIRLDPATANPAPPPAVPAWALAAGDASSDADAAFQAGAALGTLDMLARAQPAWAGAWRQRLALKCATASMRLAGRAEDEAALRDAWYLRPTGADPGPAGAILGAWRQLAGQPPAATPDRLAKIVELLGFAWDGAALAALCTEIEELARSGRPAPFAAAAIAAHIVATRPDAELLAWWVADLVLAQSLRWPRPLPLLMAQVFAPAFRAEAGGGKRIRPSERDFERAVCVASVQAAAQACRLAGELSRRAEKLLAVAPKLRAKGAGEVIFLLLNEDAVSGSLTTKDLSRFASRRLFERLQQLEAVRELSGRPIFRLFGL
- a CDS encoding GNAT family N-acetyltransferase, whose protein sequence is MSLPAWHEEPISKAHDRSGFDCGDADMNVFLARYARQSHEQNAAKTYCAIETGRPGRILGFYSIAPAAVDHAVVPARMTKGLARHDVPGFLLARIATDRSVAGQGLGGQLLAAAARRCLRLVTEGGGILLIIDAKSERAADWYASFGAERLQRQPQGQPLRLAIHLATFAAALRAAGHL
- a CDS encoding DUF1778 domain-containing protein, which produces MPRAAIEANERMNLRVAAHQKATLMRAAALVHADLTEFVTRAALREAEAVIKNAEKIEVSERDFLRILELLDNPPPPNEKLRAAIAALPRDR
- a CDS encoding site-specific integrase yields the protein MPEQDDLPDIVEIVHAVGRDTAEESNARLTAARNGPSPALPEQNPVDRPRLPGHLEHLADRARDYVEAASSANTRRAYSSDWKHFAGWCRRQGVEMFPPDPQVVGLYITACASGKATGDKKPNSVSTIERRLSSLAWNYAQRGQPLNRKDRHIATVMAGIRNTHASPPRQKEAILPEDLIAMLETLPRGTLRGLRDRAMLLLGFAGGLRRSEIVGLDVARDQTEDSRGWVEILEKGLLVTLRGKTGWREVEIGRGSSDATCPVVALETWLKLARVAHGPLFRRVTGQGKTVGTDRLNDQEVARLVKRAALAAGVRGDLSQGERGQKFSGHSLRAGLASSAEVDERYVQKQLGHASAEMTRRYQRRRDRFRVNLTKASGL